The genomic DNA GGGCGGCAACGAGAGCCTTTATCCTAGCCTCGTCCGGGCTAACTCCAGCAGCCTCAAGGACTGCCTTGAGGTTCTCCTCGGTTATCTCCTTACCAGCGGCGTGGAGCAGCAGAGCGGCATACACGTACTCCATTTTTCGCACCTCCAATCATCTTCATTTTTTCATTCATTTCACACGGACTCGTTCAGGGATACGAGGGAAATGGAAAGTTCAGCCGAAGAGCGCGCCCAGTCCAGCGAGCGCGTCCTCCTCGGAAGCTTCCTCTTCTTCCTCCTCTTCTTCCTCAGCCTCCTCGACCTTCTCCTCCTGAGGCTGAGCGGCAACGGCTATTTGTGCCTGTTGGTTTAAAAGCTCTTTGGTCTTCTCGTCGAGCAGGTCCTCAGGCAGCTCCTGGGCTATGAGCAGGACTGCACGCAGGGCCCTGCCAAAGATGTCCTCAACTGTCTCTGGGGTGATGTAGCCAGCCTCGACTGCAACGTTCTTCGCACCGAGGAAGGCCTTCTGGATGATCGCCTCGATGGTCTGGCTGGTCGGGTAGGCGGTGTTGACCGACAGGTTGAACGCGTGCATGTAGGCCTGCTGGAGCAGGTTGATGTACTCGCTCTCGTCGATCGCCAGGACCTCTGGGGTGTAAACAATCCCGTCCTCGTAGGCCGCGAGCAGGTTGAGACCGACCTCAAGCGGCTCGATTCCGAGCGCGTTGAGGATCCTCGCGAGCTGGTCGGTTATGACCTCCCCAGCCTTAAGGACGGTGTAGTCTTTCTGAATGCTGACCTTACCCTTCTCGATTCTCGCGGGTATGCCAAGAGCCTGCATCTCACCGACGAGCGGACCCGGTGAGATTGAAGTCGGACCTGCTGGAATCACGACGTCCTTGGGAACCGCAACGCCTGGCTTCGCCGGGGCCGGAGTCTTGCTTTCCTCAAGGAGCTTGTAGAGCTTGAACGGGTTCATCTCGGTGGCGAGGATTCCTGCTCCACCCTGGATGTAGTCAATGAGTTTTTCGAGGTCCGGGTTGTTGAGCTCCTGGGCAGCCTTCTTTATGGCGAGTTCTATGAGGGTGTTTCTGCTGACCCTGAGGAGCGCCTTGCCCCTGAGCTTCTCACGCATCTTGCTGAGCGGGTAGGCAGGGACGTTGGCGACGTCAACGAGTGCTATCACTGGGTAGCTCTTGATGATGTTGGCGAGCTCTTCAACTTCCTTCTTCTTCCACTCGGCTACGTGGGCCATCTCCCTCACCTCTCCACCTTAACTGCCGGTCCCATGGTGGTCTTGACGTACACTGACTTCACTTGGTTCTCGCCGCGCTCCAGCTTGTTAATGATGGCGTTGAGAACCGCCTCGGCGTTTTCAGCCAGCTTCTCGTCGTCCATGTCCTCGGTTCCTATCCTGGCGTGAACGACCGGGTTGTTCTTGAGCTGTATCCTGACGGTTCTCTTGAGCCTGGCGACGATCGGCTCCAGGTTGGTCATGGTCGGCGGAACTACCTGCGGCATCTTGTTCCTCGGACCGAGGTACCTACCGAGGTACCTACCGATCTTAGGCATCAGCGGTGCGGCCGCTATGAAGAAGTCGTAGTTCTTGGCCAGCTTCCTTGCCTGCCTTGGGCTCTTGGCAAGTTCCTCAAGCTGCTCTCCACTAATCACATCAAGCCCGAGCTTTTTAGCCGCCTCGGCAACGGCACCATCAGCGATGACCGCGATCTTGGGCTCCTTCCCACGACCGTGGGGCAGCACAACCTCAAGCTTAAACCTGTTCTCCGGCTTGCGGAGGTCTATATCCTTGAGGTTGACTGCCATTTCGACGGTCTGTGTGAAGTTGCGCGGCTTAGCCCGGGCCTTCGCCTCCTTCACCGCTTCCACGAATTTCTGCCTGTCAAAGGCCATTTACAGCCCTCCTTTCGTTTTTGATTTAAGCAGCGAAAAGTCAAAAATGCGTAAAAAGAGGGATTTTTAAACTTTTCCCTCACTCCTCGGCGTTGGCGAAAATCTCGTCGTAAACGCCTTCGTCAATCTCCTTCTGGACTTCCCTGGGGTCCTTGCCCTCAACGGTTACGCCCATGCTGAGCGCGGTACCGATGACCTCCTTCGCTGCGGCCTTGAGGTCGGCTGCAAGCATCTGCTCCTGCTTGGCCTTCGCTATCCTGATGACCTGCTCCATGGTCAGGTTCCCGACCGGGCTGTGGCCGGGCTCACTTGAGCCCTTGGGAGCGCCTATTTCCTTCTTGATGAGCTGGCTGACCGGGGGAACACCGACCTCTATCTCAAAGGTCTTCTTCTTGGGGTCGGTGACGATGATCTTGACGGGAACCTGCATCCCCTCGAAGTCCTTGGTGGCCTTGTTTATCTCGTCAACGACCTGCTTGACGTTGAGTCCAAGCGGACCGATAGCGGGACCGAGTGGGGGCCCAGGTGAAGCCTTCCCTCCCTCAACGAGCACCTCAACAATCTGCGGCATCTTTCTCACCTCTGTCCTTTGACCGTTCACTCCTTCTGGCGTTTGCTTATAAGTCTAACGTATTCGCCCCTTACCGTGACCGGAATCGGGACGATTGAACCGATGAGTTCAACGACTATCTCGTCCTTGGCTTCGTCAACCCTTACAACCTTTGCCTTCTCGCCCTTGAACGGTCCGGCAATGAGTTCGACTATGTCTCCGGGTTCGAAGCCGCTGACGGCCGGTTTCTCCTCAAGGAAGTGCTCTATCTCCTCGAACTTAACCTCGCCCGGAAGGGTGCCCTTCGCGTGCCTTATGCCCTTAATGGCCTCATCAACGGCGCTCTTACTGGGCGCTTCGACGAAAATGTAACCCTTCACCTTTGAGGGGGCGAGTATCGCATACACGGGCAGGTTGTACGTTTTAATCTTGCTGTATATCAGTTTGGCCGTGGTCTCTTCCTGGCCGACGGTGACACGTACTGTAAATATCCTGCTGTCGCTCATCTCTATCACCCGTTGCTGGCTCAAGAGCCAGTAATGAGGTAGCCGAACAGGCGAATCACAAGGCCAATAAGGCCGATTAGTATCATTCCGATGCCGGTAATCTTTGCTGCCATCTTAAACTCCTTCATACCCGGCTTTCTAGTAACCATCAAAACCCTCCGCGACTCCGCGAAGAAGCTTTTAAGCTTTTCCGTGGTTGTTGCCACCCTCGTCACCTCACTAAATTTTGAAAACGAAAGGGTCGTCAAAGCTCCTCAAGGTCGAGCTTAATAACTTTTCTCTCCGACTCCTCTGGATAGTAGAGGGTCTCCTCCTCGGCGACGGCGTAGGGTGAGCTGACGCCGGTGACCACGATGAGTATTCTGATCATCTTGCCGAGCTCCTCGTCGAGCTGGATACCCCAGATGACCTGTGCCTCGGGGTCGAGCTTGCTCGTAACGAGCTCGATTATCTGCTGGGCCTCTTCAAGCTTGACGTCGCTTCCGCTGATGCTTATCAGGGCGCCCTTGGCGCCGCTTATGTCGACGTCGAGGAGCGGGCTGTTCAAAGCTTGCTGGGCTGCCTCCAGAGCGCGCTTCTCGCTGTCACTCTCACCGATGCCTATCATCGCAACGCCGCCATCCTTCATGACGGCACGGACGTCGTTGAAGTCGAGGTTGACAAGACCGGGCTTGGTGATGAGCTCAGTGATGCCCTTGACGGCCTGGACGAGTATCTCGTCGGCGACCTTGAAGGCCATGTGGATCGGCAGGTTCGGGGCAACTTCCATGAGCTTGTCGTTCGGGATGACTATGACGGTGTCGCTGTTCTTTCTGAGCTTCTCAAGACCGTACTCGGCGTTCTTTATGCGCCTTATGCCCTCGACGGTGAAGGGGAGGGTTACCACCGAGACGGTCAGGGCGCCCATCTTCTTGGCTATCTCCGCAACGACCGGAGCGGCACCGGTACCGGTACCTCCACCGAGACCGCAGGTGATGAAGACCATGTCGGCACCTTCGAGGGCATCGCGTATGTCCCTCTCGTTTTCCTTGGCGGCTTCCTCACCCATCTTGGGGTTGTTCCCGGCTCCGAGACCGCGGGTGAGTTCCTTACCGATGAGTATCTTCTTGTGAGCGCGAACCTTGAGGAGGTCCTGGGCATCAGTGTTGATGGCGATAACCTTCGCACCCTGTATACCAACCTGCATCATCCTGTTAATGGTGTTACAGCCAGCACCGCCGACACCGACGACATAAATCTTGGCCTGTATCTGCTCAAGAATCCTCTTGAGCTCTTCATCAATGTCGGTCTGGGGAACTTGGGCCTCCGGGGCCTTGTTAAGGTCGGCAGAGGTTCTTTCGATAGCGTCTTCAATCAGCTTCAGCATCTTTTCACCCTCCGGGCAATTTAACATCTGTTTCACTTTGTAGGCAGGTAGTATATAAATTTAGCTAAGGGCGAGTGCTGATTTTAAAATCCCGCTTAACATCTTTAAAGATTTCGATTATTTAGTCGCGTATGAACTCCAAGCCCAGTTCTTCGGCGAGAGCCCTAGCCATCTGCCTGGTTTCGCCCTTGCTGCCCTTCCAATCAACGTATATTGCCTCCACCTTTTCTGCAGTCCTTTCAATAGCCTTGAGGACGAGTTCCTTCCTGAGCGGGTGGGCGTACTTCGCCGCTATGTGGCTGAATGCTATGTCAGTTTCAAGCGCCCTCTTAGTCTGCTTCGGTGCGTAGTGTCCACCACCTATCCCAACGGCAACCGGGAACTTGGCCTTTTTGTAGTTTTCAAGCACGTGGACTATCGTCTCGGCTATTATCTCCCCGGCCCTGTCTATTATCCATTCCTCCTCGCTGGAGCCAATCTCAATAAAAAAGCTCGGCACTTCAAGCTCGCTTGGACCGTGGTGAGTCGCCTCGTAGCAGACGGTCCATCCAAGGTCGTTGAGCTCGTTCATCTTCATGAGAGCAAGCTTCATAGCACTTGGCTGGGATATTGCGAGGCTCTCATCCCTCCCTCCATATATCCCCCCGCCCCAGTTTCCGGTCACGTGGACAGTGAGTGCCGGCAGTTTCTGCTTGCTTGAGTGCCTGGAGGCGAAGGCTATGATCTCGGGCACAAAGCCGAGCTGTTCCTCAATGGCCCTGTCAAGGCCGTCGTAGTAGATCATCTCGTCGTTGGTCGTCAGTATGAGTGTGTCCCCCTTTGCGTACACAGGATTCCCATCGAAGGACTTATCCGTCTCGGTAAAGTCAAAGTTATCGATCAGCTTGTTCATGATGTTCATCGATGCAAGGTCGATCTTGGTAGTCATTATCACTTTCATTTTTGCTGCCCCCAAGCTGCCTTCAAGGGGAGCGTTATAACCCTTTTGCTTTGGAGAGTTTAATTAAGCCCATGTCTTCTCCGAAAACTCCTTGTTGAATAAAAAACCAAATCTTTATGTTTGTAAATTATTCTTTGCAGGATTGACATAAGTTAAGTTAGATTTTAGCAATTTTTCAAGATTTTATGGAAAAATATGTAAAATTTTCGTAATTTTGGGTTCCAAACTTTAAATATGTCATATTTTACGGGGATGTAAAAGTAAAGTATATATAGCCGTTTAAGGCCACTAAGAGCGAAAGCTTGCCCCCTATGAGGGAATGTGTTCACCAATGTTCCCGAATGGGGGCATTGTCCATAGTCGGGCATGGAGGGTGTGGGCATGGAGAAACAGATGGAAAGCGCCATTTCCACGTTTAACGTTGAGGAATCCCCCTGGGGACTCAGACAGGGGGTCGAACACAAGAAGTTTTTAGAGGTTTTTGAGCCTCTCCCGGAAATCAAAGAAATACTGCTCACCAGTAAAGACCTGGAAGAGGCAAGGAAAAGGTTATCCAAGTTCGCTGAGGAGCTCTTGTGGAGGTATAAAAACGGGGAAATCAATGTTGACGCCATAGACAGGTGGCTCGGGGTTGAGGCCATTAATGTGTTCCTTAACATGATCTCTGAGTACGGGGAGAAGGCAGCCGGATTCAGCACCCTTGAGTACCTCTGGAAGGCAACAAAAGGCGACAAACATGTCCTCAGCATAATAACCGACGGATTCGTTGAGGAGTTCCGCCATCTCTTCAGGGCGATGGCCGGTGTGAGTGGCTACTCCAAGGGGTGGCTCGGACCGAAGCTCGAAGCTGCCGGTATAAAGTTCGTTGACTTCAGCAAGATAAAGGGCAGAAAAGCCGCACTGGCACGTTCTGAATACCTTGACAAGGAGTGGAACTACATTAGAGGATACTTGAAGAAGTACCCGAGCGGCCTTGACAAGGAAATAATCGAGAAGAGGAAGAAGCAGAGAGAGCAGCTTATGGAGTACTTCGGCATAACCGAGGATGAGTGGTTTGACTACCGCTGGCAGTTCAGTCACGTGCTCAAGAGGGAGAAGGGCCTCGAAATCCTGAGGGAATTAAACGAACTGGGCATAGTTAAGGTTCCTGAAGACGACCTGAAGCAGGTCGAGCTTGCCGTTAAATACCGCATCCCCTGGGGGATAACTCCACATTACCTCCACCTGTGGGACTTCCAAGAACCGTACAAGTACGACAGACACGTGAGAAGACAGGTAATGCCACCGGAGTGGTACATGGACAACATGATAATCCACAGGGAGGACAGGGAGTACTACTTCGACTTCATGGGTGAACATGACACATCACCCATCGACCTCGTTACCAGGAGGTATGTTACAATTGCAATCCTCAAGGCCTACGACACCTGTCCGCAGATATGCGTCTACTGCCAGAGGAACTGGGAGGTTCTTGAGCCATTCATGGCCGGCTCCTTCCCGGGATGGGACAAGATAGAGAAAGCCCTCGACTGGTTCGCCGAGCACGACTCCATGATGGACGTCCTCATAACCGGTGGGGATCCGATAGCGCTCAGTGACAAGATAATCGACAGGATAATGTCCCGCCTTGCGGAGATGGATCACGTCGTGAACATCCGGTGGGGAACCAGGATACTTGTCACGGTTCCAATGAGGATAACCGACAGCCTCGCAGAGATTCTCGGGTCATACATAGAGCCGGGAAGGAGGAACGTTGCCATCTCTACACACTTCGAGACCGCCTACGAGGTAACTCCGGAGGTCGCTGAGGCCACGTACAAGCTGAGAAAGCAGGGAATATACATCTACAACCAGCTCGTTTACCAGAGGAACGTCAGCAGGCGCTTTGAGAACGTGGCCCTCAGGATTGCCCTCAAGAAGGTGGGCATCGACCCGTACTACACCTTCTATCCGAAGGGCAAAATAGAGCAGAAGGACTACCTCGTACCTATAGCCAGGGTCGTCCAGGAGAGGAAGGAGGAGGCAAGACTACTGCCCGGTCAGTTCAGGCCTGACGAGCCTGTCTTCAACGTCCCGAGAATGGGCAAGAACCACCTGCGCGCATGGCAGGACAGAGAGCTGGTCGGAATAAGGCCCGATGGTAGCAGGATATACCTTATGCACCCCTGGGAGAAGGGCATCAGTGAGACCAAGCTCTACACCTACCCGGACGTTCCAATTAAGGAGTATCTCGACTACCTGGAAAGCATCGGTGAGGATCCGAATGATTACTGGACGATCTGGTATTATTACTGAAAAATTTTCATTATTTCCTTTCAACATTTGTTTAATTGAATGTAAAACTTCCAACCAGCCAAAAAATATATAACCCTGAAGTGTACATATACTGCGATACGTGTACATATTTAGGCGCCTGTGCATACATGGGCGTCAGTCTTTAAGAGGTGGTGAAGAATGAGGAAGTGGACTGCCGTAGGTTTGATGTTTGTTTTGTTTTTGGCCGTTGTTGCCGCAGGTTGCACCACCGGTGGCGGAGAAACGACAACCCAGGGGCTGAACCTTGAAAAGACCGACGATGGGAAGTACATCATAACAATATACACCGGTTCCGGCCCGGGTAGCGTCTATTTCGCACTGGGTTCAATGTATGCCAAGGTGATAAACAAGAAGAGCGACATGATCTATGCTAAGGCCGTCACCAGCGGCGCCAGTGTTGCCAACTGTCTCGCTGTTGGCAAGGGTGAGGCCCAGGCGGCAATAGCACAGAACGACGTCACGTACTACGCCTGGAACGGACTCTACCAGTTCGAGAAGAGCGGGCCAATCAAGGATCTGCGGGCCATAGGAACCCTGTACCCCGAGCCTGTCCAGATAGTCGTTAGGGCTGACAGCGACATAAAGACCCTTGAGGATCTCGCGGGCAAGAAGGTCGTTGTGGGTGCGGCAGGAAGCGGTGTGGCCGCAACCGCCGAGAGGGTTCTCAAGGCTGCGGGGGTCTGGGACAAGATAGAACCGGTCTACCAGACCTTTGAGGAGGCCGCTCAGAGCCTTGTTCTCGGCCAGGTTGACGCTGAATTCACCGTTATCGCATACCCAGCGCCGGCCATCAACCAGATAGCAGTTAAGGTTCCGGTAAGGCTCATCCCGGTTCCGGATGACGTTGTCCAGAAACTCCACGACCAGGGATACCCGTTCTACGTTAAGGTTACCATACCCGCGGGGACGTACAACGGAATGGACACCGATGTTCAGACCATAGCGGTCAAATCAACCCTCATCGTGCACA from Thermococcus sp. includes the following:
- a CDS encoding 50S ribosomal protein L10; the encoded protein is MAHVAEWKKKEVEELANIIKSYPVIALVDVANVPAYPLSKMREKLRGKALLRVSRNTLIELAIKKAAQELNNPDLEKLIDYIQGGAGILATEMNPFKLYKLLEESKTPAPAKPGVAVPKDVVIPAGPTSISPGPLVGEMQALGIPARIEKGKVSIQKDYTVLKAGEVITDQLARILNALGIEPLEVGLNLLAAYEDGIVYTPEVLAIDESEYINLLQQAYMHAFNLSVNTAYPTSQTIEAIIQKAFLGAKNVAVEAGYITPETVEDIFGRALRAVLLIAQELPEDLLDEKTKELLNQQAQIAVAAQPQEEKVEEAEEEEEEEEEASEEDALAGLGALFG
- a CDS encoding 50S ribosomal protein L1; the protein is MAFDRQKFVEAVKEAKARAKPRNFTQTVEMAVNLKDIDLRKPENRFKLEVVLPHGRGKEPKIAVIADGAVAEAAKKLGLDVISGEQLEELAKSPRQARKLAKNYDFFIAAAPLMPKIGRYLGRYLGPRNKMPQVVPPTMTNLEPIVARLKRTVRIQLKNNPVVHARIGTEDMDDEKLAENAEAVLNAIINKLERGENQVKSVYVKTTMGPAVKVER
- a CDS encoding 50S ribosomal protein L11, with product MPQIVEVLVEGGKASPGPPLGPAIGPLGLNVKQVVDEINKATKDFEGMQVPVKIIVTDPKKKTFEIEVGVPPVSQLIKKEIGAPKGSSEPGHSPVGNLTMEQVIRIAKAKQEQMLAADLKAAAKEVIGTALSMGVTVEGKDPREVQKEIDEGVYDEIFANAEE
- a CDS encoding transcription elongation factor Spt5, with the translated sequence MSDSRIFTVRVTVGQEETTAKLIYSKIKTYNLPVYAILAPSKVKGYIFVEAPSKSAVDEAIKGIRHAKGTLPGEVKFEEIEHFLEEKPAVSGFEPGDIVELIAGPFKGEKAKVVRVDEAKDEIVVELIGSIVPIPVTVRGEYVRLISKRQKE
- a CDS encoding protein translocase SEC61 complex subunit gamma encodes the protein MATTTEKLKSFFAESRRVLMVTRKPGMKEFKMAAKITGIGMILIGLIGLVIRLFGYLITGS
- the ftsZ gene encoding cell division protein FtsZ; the protein is MLKLIEDAIERTSADLNKAPEAQVPQTDIDEELKRILEQIQAKIYVVGVGGAGCNTINRMMQVGIQGAKVIAINTDAQDLLKVRAHKKILIGKELTRGLGAGNNPKMGEEAAKENERDIRDALEGADMVFITCGLGGGTGTGAAPVVAEIAKKMGALTVSVVTLPFTVEGIRRIKNAEYGLEKLRKNSDTVIVIPNDKLMEVAPNLPIHMAFKVADEILVQAVKGITELITKPGLVNLDFNDVRAVMKDGGVAMIGIGESDSEKRALEAAQQALNSPLLDVDISGAKGALISISGSDVKLEEAQQIIELVTSKLDPEAQVIWGIQLDEELGKMIRILIVVTGVSSPYAVAEEETLYYPEESERKVIKLDLEEL
- a CDS encoding D-aminoacyl-tRNA deacylase, yielding MKVIMTTKIDLASMNIMNKLIDNFDFTETDKSFDGNPVYAKGDTLILTTNDEMIYYDGLDRAIEEQLGFVPEIIAFASRHSSKQKLPALTVHVTGNWGGGIYGGRDESLAISQPSAMKLALMKMNELNDLGWTVCYEATHHGPSELEVPSFFIEIGSSEEEWIIDRAGEIIAETIVHVLENYKKAKFPVAVGIGGGHYAPKQTKRALETDIAFSHIAAKYAHPLRKELVLKAIERTAEKVEAIYVDWKGSKGETRQMARALAEELGLEFIRD
- a CDS encoding KamA family radical SAM protein, whose product is MEKQMESAISTFNVEESPWGLRQGVEHKKFLEVFEPLPEIKEILLTSKDLEEARKRLSKFAEELLWRYKNGEINVDAIDRWLGVEAINVFLNMISEYGEKAAGFSTLEYLWKATKGDKHVLSIITDGFVEEFRHLFRAMAGVSGYSKGWLGPKLEAAGIKFVDFSKIKGRKAALARSEYLDKEWNYIRGYLKKYPSGLDKEIIEKRKKQREQLMEYFGITEDEWFDYRWQFSHVLKREKGLEILRELNELGIVKVPEDDLKQVELAVKYRIPWGITPHYLHLWDFQEPYKYDRHVRRQVMPPEWYMDNMIIHREDREYYFDFMGEHDTSPIDLVTRRYVTIAILKAYDTCPQICVYCQRNWEVLEPFMAGSFPGWDKIEKALDWFAEHDSMMDVLITGGDPIALSDKIIDRIMSRLAEMDHVVNIRWGTRILVTVPMRITDSLAEILGSYIEPGRRNVAISTHFETAYEVTPEVAEATYKLRKQGIYIYNQLVYQRNVSRRFENVALRIALKKVGIDPYYTFYPKGKIEQKDYLVPIARVVQERKEEARLLPGQFRPDEPVFNVPRMGKNHLRAWQDRELVGIRPDGSRIYLMHPWEKGISETKLYTYPDVPIKEYLDYLESIGEDPNDYWTIWYYY
- a CDS encoding TAXI family TRAP transporter solute-binding subunit produces the protein MRKWTAVGLMFVLFLAVVAAGCTTGGGETTTQGLNLEKTDDGKYIITIYTGSGPGSVYFALGSMYAKVINKKSDMIYAKAVTSGASVANCLAVGKGEAQAAIAQNDVTYYAWNGLYQFEKSGPIKDLRAIGTLYPEPVQIVVRADSDIKTLEDLAGKKVVVGAAGSGVAATAERVLKAAGVWDKIEPVYQTFEEAAQSLVLGQVDAEFTVIAYPAPAINQIAVKVPVRLIPVPDDVVQKLHDQGYPFYVKVTIPAGTYNGMDTDVQTIAVKSTLIVHKDLPDDLVYEMTKILYTSIDDLATAHQVAKQIDINHAFDGLMVPLHPGAIKYYEEQGITVPDEYKPSG